TTTTAATGCTTAGATCTATACTGAAGAAGGGATTTTGCATCCTTTTTTTAGATACAATGTGTCTCCCAGTGTGAATGTTGTGTCGGTACAAAGTATTTTTGTGGTTTATTCGCAGGACTGAATGTTGGCTGCTTTTACGCGGTGTCCACACTTCTGAACCGAATGATCATTGAACATTATCCAGTAAGTCTCACACTACTGCTGTCATATACAGTATGCTTTATTTCATAGTGATCAAGCTATGAGttcctattttgttttttttccatgcttTGTTACATTTTATACTCTGCTTTAGACTTTCGCTGCCCTATAAAATTGCCAGAAAGATGACCTTGACAGAAGCCCCCTAGAGAAGTGAATGCAGATTGAAAAATGTTaccaatgatgatgattttctTCGTAGGGTGAGGAGGTGAATGCAGGTCGGGTTGGGCTGACCATTGTCATCGCAGGCATGGTGGGATCGCTCATCTGCGGAGTTTGGCTGGACAAGACTAAAACCTACaagtaagctttttttttttttttttcctaactttgcaaaggaaaaaataattctaacTATTCTACATTTGTCATTCtcaaatattatttaataataataaaaatgcttcaaGGCAGCAGTTCCACTTCTCTGCAGGGTTCCAGTTTGCTACCTGCGGATAGTTTTGTTATGATCTGACGTAGTGACTGCTCTCAAACAACAATTGCTGCTGCCATTaaacaatgaaacaaatgaaaaaaacaggaaTTCGCCTGAAGCTCAAACAAACAAGACATTGTGTGCTATTTGCGGTCGTCTCCTTCAACGGATGTTATGTGGTCACACGGAGCGGAGCTTGGAAATGTCTGCGCAAAGTGGAACTGTCGTCTTGGTATTTGTTCTGATGTCCAACTTCGCATATGTAAACTGACAGACAAGACTCGTATCGGTTTGTTCTTTCCTGCACTAAACTTCAAATTCACCGATGGCCATCCTTTTGATCTTCACTCAGCATTTGATGTAATTCCTCGCATACCAATTGGATGCTCAGCTGTTCAAGCAGCCTAGTCCAGATCGCTCTTGTTGACACGCGCCTGTTGTCTTAAAGTATGCGTGAGTGAGTCGGAGGATGACGTTGTGTTAACAAAGCCAGTATTTGACGCATGGTTGACCAAAAAAACCCGCTAGACCAGAATAATCCTATTTGTGCAGATGGTCGTTGCTTTGACAACAggtcaatttcatttttttttttttttttttttaacattgttcAACAAGTTACCGGTAAATCCAAGTTGATATAAGAttgattttttattcaatGGGAGATTTCCAAGATACACAAGGAATTGAAAATGTagataaataatgtaaaaattgCAAGTGTTAACATGAAACCCTTGActttatataattaaaaaaaaaaagacagaggtCATCGGGTTTTTATGGAAGTATGCTGGAGGATTGAGGTCGTCTGAGCAGCTTTTGCCTAAAAAATATAAGCCAGCTCACAAGACTCAGATCTACATTTTTGTCAAATCTGATTAATCTGGATTtcgaggaagaaaaaaaaaaaagtaccttGGCTTTTTAAACACCATTCACTTTCTTTCCCCGTCTCATCAGGCAGACCACGCTGGCCGTGTATGTGCTTTCCCTGGTCGGGATGCTGATATACGCCTCGACACTCAACCTGGGACACCTGTGGGTGGTGTTTCTCACAGCCGGAGTTTTAGGGTGGGTGATCAatacacagcaaaaaaatcttgcaCATAGTTGCACAAACAACAAAGGAAGACTACAGCTCCCCCAATCACTTGATTATATTTGATACATTTTCATTCAGATTTCCCACAACAATTTTACGTTACATGTAGTTTTTTTCCTATTCTTTGGTTTTTACGGGAGAATTTTAATTTAAGCATCAATATGTTTCTGCAGCTTCTTCATGACTGGATACCTTCCTTTGGGCTTTGAGTTTGCAGTAGAGCTCACCTACCCCGAATCAGAAGGAACCTCATCTGGTCTCCTCAACTGTTCAGCTCAGGTTGGCTGGCACAAGTTCAGTCACATATGACAATGGGAACCAATctgatttcattcatttcagatCTTCGGAATCATCTTCACCATTGCCCAGGGGAAGATTATTGATGGATGGGGGACTTTGGCAGGAAACATTTTCCTGTGTATATTCCTTTTGATAGGATCTATAATGACGGGTaaggaaatattttgaaacaaaGAACAACATTCACTTATTTTTTCAAGGCAATTTAGCCATGTTGTCCAAGGGATGAggttgccatctagtggtggaATTAAAATACAGATTCAtctctcttttttccccctgcttACCCATACATACAATTTGAAACATTATTCTGCTGTCTGCATCACAGGATTCATCAAATCTGAGCTCCGGAGGCAAAATGCCAACCTACAGGCTACTGGGCATTCAGTCAGTGTGAGTATATCGTCAACGGTATCTTCACAATTCTGTGAAGGGATTGGTCTCTGTATCTTGTGCTGCAACAAATACTGCTGGTTGATTTAGGCTGCAGTCCACACACTGCGTTGCACTGCTGCAGGCATGAATAAATTCAAGATGAATGCATGCCCACAACAAACATTCTCTGCTACTTATCCTGGAAGCTAACTTAACATGTCAATATTGGTTCAAAACATGCAAGAATGCACTTTATATACTTTCAAGTGGGAGCTCAATATTGAAAAGTCTCGCTAACAGGAATGTAGTCGTCCTCTCTGCTATGCAAACATGCGGAGCAAGCTTTTTTGGTTTGTGTTTCACTGTGATATATATTATGAAAACTCCACAaattgacttaaaaaaaaaaacatttaaaattttattgGAGGGATTGTGTCAATTACTTGTGGATTTTTGATTGGTCCCTATCAGGGGATTACATGCATTTCAATTCAAGTATTTCAGtgaaacagcaaacaaaaac
Above is a genomic segment from Syngnathus acus chromosome 22, fSynAcu1.2, whole genome shotgun sequence containing:
- the flvcr2a gene encoding feline leukemia virus subgroup C receptor-related protein 2 isoform X6 encodes the protein MGIAIGFLIPPILVPNVDNVEELAHHIKIMFYISAGVATIIFILVIIVFQEKPELPPTQAQAQARCIPPESYSYLASVWRLLRNKPFMLLLVSYGLNVGCFYAVSTLLNRMIIEHYPGEEVNAGRVGLTIVIAGMVGSLICGVWLDKTKTYKQTTLAVYVLSLVGMLIYASTLNLGHLWVVFLTAGVLGFFMTGYLPLGFEFAVELTYPESEGTSSGLLNCSAQIFGIIFTIAQGKIIDGWGTLAGNIFLCIFLLIGSIMTGFIKSELRRQNANLQATGHSVSVSISSTVSSQFCEGIGLCILCCNKYCWLI